A window from Citrus sinensis cultivar Valencia sweet orange chromosome 3, DVS_A1.0, whole genome shotgun sequence encodes these proteins:
- the LOC102617869 gene encoding uncharacterized protein LOC102617869 isoform X5 gives MNKKRRIFQANPKYPSPIRTTFPTEFRSSESESNAAKVDEPKTSEYAFFKKLKTNAGRRFNSHPLQKEEIQPNKFKSSEFLRGRSSPIRNSSKDFRLPIEDGARVNCGLLHTPSGVDLKRASTSFQDMSNLGKGMEALRPGGQNENVEPLYSETWLNDDNCPPNQNKHDDLFSRKRQKLHQWVADISYPEIEELCSKGYDFVSVLLSRLFAVSNEENRFQISKSERVEGINKSNLLSLPKSNNQLKELHRTSTKNFLEAECVPYLENGSSACWLDSLRKGNSSNSGSLTYHADNVFLDCDLREPCWELRGKNKISWIDSDSAFSFPLKNYGHFRSVHIRELDDFQDPGSSLLRTEQHPLLLELDSENLTNERTSLVSKTELIMYPSTLTSFADDHGQSLREFGQLGDSELCVPSFICEHSPNFHSLPPSHSTVYCKDDGIVDNEDIAADLNNHPLTLSSFSHMPRYAGLTEGCHNLTASGGSRTFLSPGNDRWFMREVSCKQHYDPGTEDSLSSELSLDFRKKCLAIGNSSNKHYSFTHPAPQFPQNEGIFSYFHAENEDEYRIDWLSCGGILNHHGQDMVNIDDWSSFYFQISPDKEKSCPLLPYKMSWDASEGELS, from the exons atgaataagaaaagaagaattttcCAAGCTAATCCTAAATATCCATCACCGATTCGAACCACATTTCCTACTGAATTTCGGAGCTCCGAGAGCGAATCCAACGCTGCAAAAG TTGATGAACCTAAAACTTCTGAGTATgcattttttaagaaattgaagaCAAACGCAGGCCGCAGATTCAATTCTCATCCTCTGCAGAAGGAGGAAATTCAACCAAATAAGTTCAAATCAAGTGAATTTCTTAGAG GGCGGAGTAGCCCTATTAGGAATAGCTCCAAGGACTTCAGATTGCCTATTGAAGATGGCGCACGTGTTAACTGCGGCTTACTCCACACGCCAAGTG GTGTAGATTTGAAGAGAGCTTCAACCTCCTTTCAGGATATGTCCAACTTGGGGAAAGGCATGGAGGCTCTGAGACCTGGAG GTCAAAATGAGAATGTTGAACCATTGTATAGTGAAACGTGGTTGAATGATGACAACTGTCCACCAAATCAGAATAAACATGATGATCTCTTTTCCAGAAAGAGACAGAAACTACATCAGTGGGTTGCAGATATCTCATATCCTGAAATTGAAGAACTCTGTTCAAAGGG GTACGATTTTGTTTCTGTGCTCCTTAGTCGGCTGTTTGCTGTGAGCAATGAAGAAAAT AGGTTCCAGATCTCAAAGTCAGAGCGAGTTGAGGGCATTAACAAATCCAATTTACTTTCTTTACCTAAgtcaaataatcaattaaaggaACTTCATCGCACATCCACAAAAAACTTTCTGGAGGCTGAATGCGTCCCATACCTGGAAAATGGTTCTTCAGCTTGTTGGTTAGACAGCTTAAGAAAGGGAAATTCATCAAATTCTGGCTCCTTGACCTATCATGCTGACAACGTCTTTCTTGATTGCGATCTAAGGGAACCTTGCTGGGAATTAAGAGGGAAGAATAAAATCTCTTGGATTGACAGTGATTCTGCTTTTagttttcctttaaaaaattatggtcATTTCCGTTCAGTTCATATCAGAGAGTTGGATGATTTCCAGGACCCAGGTAGTTCTTTGCTTAGAACGGAGCAGCATCCCCTGCTGCTAGAGTTGGATTCTGAGAATTTGACAAATGAGAGAACTTCTCTCGTTTCTAAAACAGAGTTGATCATGTATCCCTCAACTTTAACTTCTTTTGCCGATGATCATGGTCAGAGTCTGCGTGAGTTTGGACAACTTGGTGACAGTGAGTTGTGTGTGCCGTCTTTCATTTGCGAGCACTCTCCAAACTTTCATTCCTTACCACCCTCACACTCAACCGTCTATTGCAAAGATGATGGTATTGTGGACAATGAAGATATAGCAGCAGATTTGAACAACCATCCTTTAACATTATCTTCATTCTCCCATATGCCAAGATATGCGGGTCTGACTGAAGGTTGCCATAACCTTACTGCAAGTGGGGGTAGCAGGACCTTCCTTTCTCCTGGAAATGACCGTTGGTTTATGAGGGAAGTTTCCTGCAAGCAGCATTATGATCCAGGCACAGAAGATAGCCTTTCATCTGAACTTAGTCTTGATTTTAGGAAAAAATGCTTAGCGATAGGCAATTCCTCAAATAAGCATTATTCATTCACTCATCCTGCTCCTCAATTTCCTCAAAACGAAggcatattttcatattttcatgcTGAAAATGAGGATGAATATCGCATAGATTGGTTGAGCTGTGGAGGAATCCTCAATCATCATGGCCAAGATATGGTTAACATTGATGACTGGTCATCATTTTACTTCCAGATATCTCCGGACAAGGAAAAGTCGTGCCCTCTGCTGCCTTATAAAATGAGCTGGGATGCATCTGAAGGAGAATTGTCATGA
- the LOC102617869 gene encoding uncharacterized protein LOC102617869 isoform X11: MNKKRRIFQANPKYPSPIRTTFPTEFRSSESESNAAKVDEPKTSEYAFFKKLKTNAGRRFNSHPLQKEEIQPNKFKSSEFLRGVDLKRASTSFQDMSNLGKGMEALRPGGQNENVEPLYSETWLNDDNCPPNQNKHDDLFSRKRQKLHQWVADISYPEIEELCSKGYDFVSVLLSRLFAVSNEENRFQISKSERVEGINKSNLLSLPKSNNQLKELHRTSTKNFLEAECVPYLENGSSACWLDSLRKGNSSNSGSLTYHADNVFLDCDLREPCWELRGKNKISWIDSDSAFSFPLKNYGHFRSVHIRELDDFQDPGSSLLRTEQHPLLLELDSENLTNERTSLVSKTELIMYPSTLTSFADDHGQSLREFGQLGDSELCVPSFICEHSPNFHSLPPSHSTVYCKDDGIVDNEDIAADLNNHPLTLSSFSHMPRYAGLTEGCHNLTASGGSRTFLSPGNDRWFMREVSCKQHYDPGTEDSLSSELSLDFRKKCLAIGNSSNKHYSFTHPAPQFPQNEGIFSYFHAENEDEYRIDWLSCGGILNHHGQDMVNIDDWSSFYFQISPDKEKSCPLLPYKMSWDASEGELS; this comes from the exons atgaataagaaaagaagaattttcCAAGCTAATCCTAAATATCCATCACCGATTCGAACCACATTTCCTACTGAATTTCGGAGCTCCGAGAGCGAATCCAACGCTGCAAAAG TTGATGAACCTAAAACTTCTGAGTATgcattttttaagaaattgaagaCAAACGCAGGCCGCAGATTCAATTCTCATCCTCTGCAGAAGGAGGAAATTCAACCAAATAAGTTCAAATCAAGTGAATTTCTTAGAG GTGTAGATTTGAAGAGAGCTTCAACCTCCTTTCAGGATATGTCCAACTTGGGGAAAGGCATGGAGGCTCTGAGACCTGGAG GTCAAAATGAGAATGTTGAACCATTGTATAGTGAAACGTGGTTGAATGATGACAACTGTCCACCAAATCAGAATAAACATGATGATCTCTTTTCCAGAAAGAGACAGAAACTACATCAGTGGGTTGCAGATATCTCATATCCTGAAATTGAAGAACTCTGTTCAAAGGG GTACGATTTTGTTTCTGTGCTCCTTAGTCGGCTGTTTGCTGTGAGCAATGAAGAAAAT AGGTTCCAGATCTCAAAGTCAGAGCGAGTTGAGGGCATTAACAAATCCAATTTACTTTCTTTACCTAAgtcaaataatcaattaaaggaACTTCATCGCACATCCACAAAAAACTTTCTGGAGGCTGAATGCGTCCCATACCTGGAAAATGGTTCTTCAGCTTGTTGGTTAGACAGCTTAAGAAAGGGAAATTCATCAAATTCTGGCTCCTTGACCTATCATGCTGACAACGTCTTTCTTGATTGCGATCTAAGGGAACCTTGCTGGGAATTAAGAGGGAAGAATAAAATCTCTTGGATTGACAGTGATTCTGCTTTTagttttcctttaaaaaattatggtcATTTCCGTTCAGTTCATATCAGAGAGTTGGATGATTTCCAGGACCCAGGTAGTTCTTTGCTTAGAACGGAGCAGCATCCCCTGCTGCTAGAGTTGGATTCTGAGAATTTGACAAATGAGAGAACTTCTCTCGTTTCTAAAACAGAGTTGATCATGTATCCCTCAACTTTAACTTCTTTTGCCGATGATCATGGTCAGAGTCTGCGTGAGTTTGGACAACTTGGTGACAGTGAGTTGTGTGTGCCGTCTTTCATTTGCGAGCACTCTCCAAACTTTCATTCCTTACCACCCTCACACTCAACCGTCTATTGCAAAGATGATGGTATTGTGGACAATGAAGATATAGCAGCAGATTTGAACAACCATCCTTTAACATTATCTTCATTCTCCCATATGCCAAGATATGCGGGTCTGACTGAAGGTTGCCATAACCTTACTGCAAGTGGGGGTAGCAGGACCTTCCTTTCTCCTGGAAATGACCGTTGGTTTATGAGGGAAGTTTCCTGCAAGCAGCATTATGATCCAGGCACAGAAGATAGCCTTTCATCTGAACTTAGTCTTGATTTTAGGAAAAAATGCTTAGCGATAGGCAATTCCTCAAATAAGCATTATTCATTCACTCATCCTGCTCCTCAATTTCCTCAAAACGAAggcatattttcatattttcatgcTGAAAATGAGGATGAATATCGCATAGATTGGTTGAGCTGTGGAGGAATCCTCAATCATCATGGCCAAGATATGGTTAACATTGATGACTGGTCATCATTTTACTTCCAGATATCTCCGGACAAGGAAAAGTCGTGCCCTCTGCTGCCTTATAAAATGAGCTGGGATGCATCTGAAGGAGAATTGTCATGA
- the LOC102617869 gene encoding uncharacterized protein LOC102617869 isoform X3 yields MNKKRRIFQANPKYPSPIRTTFPTEFRSSESESNAAKVDEPKTSEYAFFKKLKTNAGRRFNSHPLQKEEIQPNKFKSSEFLRGRSSPIRNSSKDFRLPIEDGARVNCGLLHTPSVGVDLKRASTSFQDMSNLGKGMEALRPGGMFLLQNPGYSLFCQYWKPGQNENVEPLYSETWLNDDNCPPNQNKHDDLFSRKRQKLHQWVADISYPEIEELCSKGYDFVSVLLSRLFAVSNEENISKSERVEGINKSNLLSLPKSNNQLKELHRTSTKNFLEAECVPYLENGSSACWLDSLRKGNSSNSGSLTYHADNVFLDCDLREPCWELRGKNKISWIDSDSAFSFPLKNYGHFRSVHIRELDDFQDPGSSLLRTEQHPLLLELDSENLTNERTSLVSKTELIMYPSTLTSFADDHGQSLREFGQLGDSELCVPSFICEHSPNFHSLPPSHSTVYCKDDGIVDNEDIAADLNNHPLTLSSFSHMPRYAGLTEGCHNLTASGGSRTFLSPGNDRWFMREVSCKQHYDPGTEDSLSSELSLDFRKKCLAIGNSSNKHYSFTHPAPQFPQNEGIFSYFHAENEDEYRIDWLSCGGILNHHGQDMVNIDDWSSFYFQISPDKEKSCPLLPYKMSWDASEGELS; encoded by the exons atgaataagaaaagaagaattttcCAAGCTAATCCTAAATATCCATCACCGATTCGAACCACATTTCCTACTGAATTTCGGAGCTCCGAGAGCGAATCCAACGCTGCAAAAG TTGATGAACCTAAAACTTCTGAGTATgcattttttaagaaattgaagaCAAACGCAGGCCGCAGATTCAATTCTCATCCTCTGCAGAAGGAGGAAATTCAACCAAATAAGTTCAAATCAAGTGAATTTCTTAGAG GGCGGAGTAGCCCTATTAGGAATAGCTCCAAGGACTTCAGATTGCCTATTGAAGATGGCGCACGTGTTAACTGCGGCTTACTCCACACGCCAAGTG TAGGTGTAGATTTGAAGAGAGCTTCAACCTCCTTTCAGGATATGTCCAACTTGGGGAAAGGCATGGAGGCTCTGAGACCTGGAGGTATGTTTTTGTTACAGAACCCTGGCTATTCTCTATTTTGCCAATATTGGAAGCCAG GTCAAAATGAGAATGTTGAACCATTGTATAGTGAAACGTGGTTGAATGATGACAACTGTCCACCAAATCAGAATAAACATGATGATCTCTTTTCCAGAAAGAGACAGAAACTACATCAGTGGGTTGCAGATATCTCATATCCTGAAATTGAAGAACTCTGTTCAAAGGG GTACGATTTTGTTTCTGTGCTCCTTAGTCGGCTGTTTGCTGTGAGCAATGAAGAAAAT ATCTCAAAGTCAGAGCGAGTTGAGGGCATTAACAAATCCAATTTACTTTCTTTACCTAAgtcaaataatcaattaaaggaACTTCATCGCACATCCACAAAAAACTTTCTGGAGGCTGAATGCGTCCCATACCTGGAAAATGGTTCTTCAGCTTGTTGGTTAGACAGCTTAAGAAAGGGAAATTCATCAAATTCTGGCTCCTTGACCTATCATGCTGACAACGTCTTTCTTGATTGCGATCTAAGGGAACCTTGCTGGGAATTAAGAGGGAAGAATAAAATCTCTTGGATTGACAGTGATTCTGCTTTTagttttcctttaaaaaattatggtcATTTCCGTTCAGTTCATATCAGAGAGTTGGATGATTTCCAGGACCCAGGTAGTTCTTTGCTTAGAACGGAGCAGCATCCCCTGCTGCTAGAGTTGGATTCTGAGAATTTGACAAATGAGAGAACTTCTCTCGTTTCTAAAACAGAGTTGATCATGTATCCCTCAACTTTAACTTCTTTTGCCGATGATCATGGTCAGAGTCTGCGTGAGTTTGGACAACTTGGTGACAGTGAGTTGTGTGTGCCGTCTTTCATTTGCGAGCACTCTCCAAACTTTCATTCCTTACCACCCTCACACTCAACCGTCTATTGCAAAGATGATGGTATTGTGGACAATGAAGATATAGCAGCAGATTTGAACAACCATCCTTTAACATTATCTTCATTCTCCCATATGCCAAGATATGCGGGTCTGACTGAAGGTTGCCATAACCTTACTGCAAGTGGGGGTAGCAGGACCTTCCTTTCTCCTGGAAATGACCGTTGGTTTATGAGGGAAGTTTCCTGCAAGCAGCATTATGATCCAGGCACAGAAGATAGCCTTTCATCTGAACTTAGTCTTGATTTTAGGAAAAAATGCTTAGCGATAGGCAATTCCTCAAATAAGCATTATTCATTCACTCATCCTGCTCCTCAATTTCCTCAAAACGAAggcatattttcatattttcatgcTGAAAATGAGGATGAATATCGCATAGATTGGTTGAGCTGTGGAGGAATCCTCAATCATCATGGCCAAGATATGGTTAACATTGATGACTGGTCATCATTTTACTTCCAGATATCTCCGGACAAGGAAAAGTCGTGCCCTCTGCTGCCTTATAAAATGAGCTGGGATGCATCTGAAGGAGAATTGTCATGA
- the LOC102617869 gene encoding uncharacterized protein LOC102617869 isoform X13 gives MNKKRRIFQANPKYPSPIRTTFPTEFRSSESESNAAKVDEPKTSEYAFFKKLKTNAGRRFNSHPLQKEEIQPNKFKSSEFLRGVDLKRASTSFQDMSNLGKGQNENVEPLYSETWLNDDNCPPNQNKHDDLFSRKRQKLHQWVADISYPEIEELCSKGYDFVSVLLSRLFAVSNEENRFQISKSERVEGINKSNLLSLPKSNNQLKELHRTSTKNFLEAECVPYLENGSSACWLDSLRKGNSSNSGSLTYHADNVFLDCDLREPCWELRGKNKISWIDSDSAFSFPLKNYGHFRSVHIRELDDFQDPGSSLLRTEQHPLLLELDSENLTNERTSLVSKTELIMYPSTLTSFADDHGQSLREFGQLGDSELCVPSFICEHSPNFHSLPPSHSTVYCKDDGIVDNEDIAADLNNHPLTLSSFSHMPRYAGLTEGCHNLTASGGSRTFLSPGNDRWFMREVSCKQHYDPGTEDSLSSELSLDFRKKCLAIGNSSNKHYSFTHPAPQFPQNEGIFSYFHAENEDEYRIDWLSCGGILNHHGQDMVNIDDWSSFYFQISPDKEKSCPLLPYKMSWDASEGELS, from the exons atgaataagaaaagaagaattttcCAAGCTAATCCTAAATATCCATCACCGATTCGAACCACATTTCCTACTGAATTTCGGAGCTCCGAGAGCGAATCCAACGCTGCAAAAG TTGATGAACCTAAAACTTCTGAGTATgcattttttaagaaattgaagaCAAACGCAGGCCGCAGATTCAATTCTCATCCTCTGCAGAAGGAGGAAATTCAACCAAATAAGTTCAAATCAAGTGAATTTCTTAGAG GTGTAGATTTGAAGAGAGCTTCAACCTCCTTTCAGGATATGTCCAACTTGGGGAAAG GTCAAAATGAGAATGTTGAACCATTGTATAGTGAAACGTGGTTGAATGATGACAACTGTCCACCAAATCAGAATAAACATGATGATCTCTTTTCCAGAAAGAGACAGAAACTACATCAGTGGGTTGCAGATATCTCATATCCTGAAATTGAAGAACTCTGTTCAAAGGG GTACGATTTTGTTTCTGTGCTCCTTAGTCGGCTGTTTGCTGTGAGCAATGAAGAAAAT AGGTTCCAGATCTCAAAGTCAGAGCGAGTTGAGGGCATTAACAAATCCAATTTACTTTCTTTACCTAAgtcaaataatcaattaaaggaACTTCATCGCACATCCACAAAAAACTTTCTGGAGGCTGAATGCGTCCCATACCTGGAAAATGGTTCTTCAGCTTGTTGGTTAGACAGCTTAAGAAAGGGAAATTCATCAAATTCTGGCTCCTTGACCTATCATGCTGACAACGTCTTTCTTGATTGCGATCTAAGGGAACCTTGCTGGGAATTAAGAGGGAAGAATAAAATCTCTTGGATTGACAGTGATTCTGCTTTTagttttcctttaaaaaattatggtcATTTCCGTTCAGTTCATATCAGAGAGTTGGATGATTTCCAGGACCCAGGTAGTTCTTTGCTTAGAACGGAGCAGCATCCCCTGCTGCTAGAGTTGGATTCTGAGAATTTGACAAATGAGAGAACTTCTCTCGTTTCTAAAACAGAGTTGATCATGTATCCCTCAACTTTAACTTCTTTTGCCGATGATCATGGTCAGAGTCTGCGTGAGTTTGGACAACTTGGTGACAGTGAGTTGTGTGTGCCGTCTTTCATTTGCGAGCACTCTCCAAACTTTCATTCCTTACCACCCTCACACTCAACCGTCTATTGCAAAGATGATGGTATTGTGGACAATGAAGATATAGCAGCAGATTTGAACAACCATCCTTTAACATTATCTTCATTCTCCCATATGCCAAGATATGCGGGTCTGACTGAAGGTTGCCATAACCTTACTGCAAGTGGGGGTAGCAGGACCTTCCTTTCTCCTGGAAATGACCGTTGGTTTATGAGGGAAGTTTCCTGCAAGCAGCATTATGATCCAGGCACAGAAGATAGCCTTTCATCTGAACTTAGTCTTGATTTTAGGAAAAAATGCTTAGCGATAGGCAATTCCTCAAATAAGCATTATTCATTCACTCATCCTGCTCCTCAATTTCCTCAAAACGAAggcatattttcatattttcatgcTGAAAATGAGGATGAATATCGCATAGATTGGTTGAGCTGTGGAGGAATCCTCAATCATCATGGCCAAGATATGGTTAACATTGATGACTGGTCATCATTTTACTTCCAGATATCTCCGGACAAGGAAAAGTCGTGCCCTCTGCTGCCTTATAAAATGAGCTGGGATGCATCTGAAGGAGAATTGTCATGA
- the LOC102617869 gene encoding uncharacterized protein LOC102617869 isoform X4, whose protein sequence is MNKKRRIFQANPKYPSPIRTTFPTEFRSSESESNAAKVDEPKTSEYAFFKKLKTNAGRRFNSHPLQKEEIQPNKFKSSEFLRGRSSPIRNSSKDFRLPIEDGARVNCGLLHTPSVGVDLKRASTSFQDMSNLGKGMEALRPGGQNENVEPLYSETWLNDDNCPPNQNKHDDLFSRKRQKLHQWVADISYPEIEELCSKGYDFVSVLLSRLFAVSNEENRFQISKSERVEGINKSNLLSLPKSNNQLKELHRTSTKNFLEAECVPYLENGSSACWLDSLRKGNSSNSGSLTYHADNVFLDCDLREPCWELRGKNKISWIDSDSAFSFPLKNYGHFRSVHIRELDDFQDPGSSLLRTEQHPLLLELDSENLTNERTSLVSKTELIMYPSTLTSFADDHGQSLREFGQLGDSELCVPSFICEHSPNFHSLPPSHSTVYCKDDGIVDNEDIAADLNNHPLTLSSFSHMPRYAGLTEGCHNLTASGGSRTFLSPGNDRWFMREVSCKQHYDPGTEDSLSSELSLDFRKKCLAIGNSSNKHYSFTHPAPQFPQNEGIFSYFHAENEDEYRIDWLSCGGILNHHGQDMVNIDDWSSFYFQISPDKEKSCPLLPYKMSWDASEGELS, encoded by the exons atgaataagaaaagaagaattttcCAAGCTAATCCTAAATATCCATCACCGATTCGAACCACATTTCCTACTGAATTTCGGAGCTCCGAGAGCGAATCCAACGCTGCAAAAG TTGATGAACCTAAAACTTCTGAGTATgcattttttaagaaattgaagaCAAACGCAGGCCGCAGATTCAATTCTCATCCTCTGCAGAAGGAGGAAATTCAACCAAATAAGTTCAAATCAAGTGAATTTCTTAGAG GGCGGAGTAGCCCTATTAGGAATAGCTCCAAGGACTTCAGATTGCCTATTGAAGATGGCGCACGTGTTAACTGCGGCTTACTCCACACGCCAAGTG TAGGTGTAGATTTGAAGAGAGCTTCAACCTCCTTTCAGGATATGTCCAACTTGGGGAAAGGCATGGAGGCTCTGAGACCTGGAG GTCAAAATGAGAATGTTGAACCATTGTATAGTGAAACGTGGTTGAATGATGACAACTGTCCACCAAATCAGAATAAACATGATGATCTCTTTTCCAGAAAGAGACAGAAACTACATCAGTGGGTTGCAGATATCTCATATCCTGAAATTGAAGAACTCTGTTCAAAGGG GTACGATTTTGTTTCTGTGCTCCTTAGTCGGCTGTTTGCTGTGAGCAATGAAGAAAAT AGGTTCCAGATCTCAAAGTCAGAGCGAGTTGAGGGCATTAACAAATCCAATTTACTTTCTTTACCTAAgtcaaataatcaattaaaggaACTTCATCGCACATCCACAAAAAACTTTCTGGAGGCTGAATGCGTCCCATACCTGGAAAATGGTTCTTCAGCTTGTTGGTTAGACAGCTTAAGAAAGGGAAATTCATCAAATTCTGGCTCCTTGACCTATCATGCTGACAACGTCTTTCTTGATTGCGATCTAAGGGAACCTTGCTGGGAATTAAGAGGGAAGAATAAAATCTCTTGGATTGACAGTGATTCTGCTTTTagttttcctttaaaaaattatggtcATTTCCGTTCAGTTCATATCAGAGAGTTGGATGATTTCCAGGACCCAGGTAGTTCTTTGCTTAGAACGGAGCAGCATCCCCTGCTGCTAGAGTTGGATTCTGAGAATTTGACAAATGAGAGAACTTCTCTCGTTTCTAAAACAGAGTTGATCATGTATCCCTCAACTTTAACTTCTTTTGCCGATGATCATGGTCAGAGTCTGCGTGAGTTTGGACAACTTGGTGACAGTGAGTTGTGTGTGCCGTCTTTCATTTGCGAGCACTCTCCAAACTTTCATTCCTTACCACCCTCACACTCAACCGTCTATTGCAAAGATGATGGTATTGTGGACAATGAAGATATAGCAGCAGATTTGAACAACCATCCTTTAACATTATCTTCATTCTCCCATATGCCAAGATATGCGGGTCTGACTGAAGGTTGCCATAACCTTACTGCAAGTGGGGGTAGCAGGACCTTCCTTTCTCCTGGAAATGACCGTTGGTTTATGAGGGAAGTTTCCTGCAAGCAGCATTATGATCCAGGCACAGAAGATAGCCTTTCATCTGAACTTAGTCTTGATTTTAGGAAAAAATGCTTAGCGATAGGCAATTCCTCAAATAAGCATTATTCATTCACTCATCCTGCTCCTCAATTTCCTCAAAACGAAggcatattttcatattttcatgcTGAAAATGAGGATGAATATCGCATAGATTGGTTGAGCTGTGGAGGAATCCTCAATCATCATGGCCAAGATATGGTTAACATTGATGACTGGTCATCATTTTACTTCCAGATATCTCCGGACAAGGAAAAGTCGTGCCCTCTGCTGCCTTATAAAATGAGCTGGGATGCATCTGAAGGAGAATTGTCATGA
- the LOC102617869 gene encoding uncharacterized protein LOC102617869 isoform X10: protein MNKKRRIFQANPKYPSPIRTTFPTEFRSSESESNAAKVDEPKTSEYAFFKKLKTNAGRRFNSHPLQKEEIQPNKFKSSEFLRVGVDLKRASTSFQDMSNLGKGMEALRPGGQNENVEPLYSETWLNDDNCPPNQNKHDDLFSRKRQKLHQWVADISYPEIEELCSKGYDFVSVLLSRLFAVSNEENRFQISKSERVEGINKSNLLSLPKSNNQLKELHRTSTKNFLEAECVPYLENGSSACWLDSLRKGNSSNSGSLTYHADNVFLDCDLREPCWELRGKNKISWIDSDSAFSFPLKNYGHFRSVHIRELDDFQDPGSSLLRTEQHPLLLELDSENLTNERTSLVSKTELIMYPSTLTSFADDHGQSLREFGQLGDSELCVPSFICEHSPNFHSLPPSHSTVYCKDDGIVDNEDIAADLNNHPLTLSSFSHMPRYAGLTEGCHNLTASGGSRTFLSPGNDRWFMREVSCKQHYDPGTEDSLSSELSLDFRKKCLAIGNSSNKHYSFTHPAPQFPQNEGIFSYFHAENEDEYRIDWLSCGGILNHHGQDMVNIDDWSSFYFQISPDKEKSCPLLPYKMSWDASEGELS, encoded by the exons atgaataagaaaagaagaattttcCAAGCTAATCCTAAATATCCATCACCGATTCGAACCACATTTCCTACTGAATTTCGGAGCTCCGAGAGCGAATCCAACGCTGCAAAAG TTGATGAACCTAAAACTTCTGAGTATgcattttttaagaaattgaagaCAAACGCAGGCCGCAGATTCAATTCTCATCCTCTGCAGAAGGAGGAAATTCAACCAAATAAGTTCAAATCAAGTGAATTTCTTAGAG TAGGTGTAGATTTGAAGAGAGCTTCAACCTCCTTTCAGGATATGTCCAACTTGGGGAAAGGCATGGAGGCTCTGAGACCTGGAG GTCAAAATGAGAATGTTGAACCATTGTATAGTGAAACGTGGTTGAATGATGACAACTGTCCACCAAATCAGAATAAACATGATGATCTCTTTTCCAGAAAGAGACAGAAACTACATCAGTGGGTTGCAGATATCTCATATCCTGAAATTGAAGAACTCTGTTCAAAGGG GTACGATTTTGTTTCTGTGCTCCTTAGTCGGCTGTTTGCTGTGAGCAATGAAGAAAAT AGGTTCCAGATCTCAAAGTCAGAGCGAGTTGAGGGCATTAACAAATCCAATTTACTTTCTTTACCTAAgtcaaataatcaattaaaggaACTTCATCGCACATCCACAAAAAACTTTCTGGAGGCTGAATGCGTCCCATACCTGGAAAATGGTTCTTCAGCTTGTTGGTTAGACAGCTTAAGAAAGGGAAATTCATCAAATTCTGGCTCCTTGACCTATCATGCTGACAACGTCTTTCTTGATTGCGATCTAAGGGAACCTTGCTGGGAATTAAGAGGGAAGAATAAAATCTCTTGGATTGACAGTGATTCTGCTTTTagttttcctttaaaaaattatggtcATTTCCGTTCAGTTCATATCAGAGAGTTGGATGATTTCCAGGACCCAGGTAGTTCTTTGCTTAGAACGGAGCAGCATCCCCTGCTGCTAGAGTTGGATTCTGAGAATTTGACAAATGAGAGAACTTCTCTCGTTTCTAAAACAGAGTTGATCATGTATCCCTCAACTTTAACTTCTTTTGCCGATGATCATGGTCAGAGTCTGCGTGAGTTTGGACAACTTGGTGACAGTGAGTTGTGTGTGCCGTCTTTCATTTGCGAGCACTCTCCAAACTTTCATTCCTTACCACCCTCACACTCAACCGTCTATTGCAAAGATGATGGTATTGTGGACAATGAAGATATAGCAGCAGATTTGAACAACCATCCTTTAACATTATCTTCATTCTCCCATATGCCAAGATATGCGGGTCTGACTGAAGGTTGCCATAACCTTACTGCAAGTGGGGGTAGCAGGACCTTCCTTTCTCCTGGAAATGACCGTTGGTTTATGAGGGAAGTTTCCTGCAAGCAGCATTATGATCCAGGCACAGAAGATAGCCTTTCATCTGAACTTAGTCTTGATTTTAGGAAAAAATGCTTAGCGATAGGCAATTCCTCAAATAAGCATTATTCATTCACTCATCCTGCTCCTCAATTTCCTCAAAACGAAggcatattttcatattttcatgcTGAAAATGAGGATGAATATCGCATAGATTGGTTGAGCTGTGGAGGAATCCTCAATCATCATGGCCAAGATATGGTTAACATTGATGACTGGTCATCATTTTACTTCCAGATATCTCCGGACAAGGAAAAGTCGTGCCCTCTGCTGCCTTATAAAATGAGCTGGGATGCATCTGAAGGAGAATTGTCATGA